In the Ursus arctos isolate Adak ecotype North America unplaced genomic scaffold, UrsArc2.0 scaffold_5, whole genome shotgun sequence genome, one interval contains:
- the PURA gene encoding transcriptional activator protein Pur-alpha produces MADRDSGSEQGGAALGSGGSLGHPGSGSGSGGGGGGGGGGGGSGGGGGGAPGGLQHETQELASKRVDIQNKRFYLDVKQNAKGRFLKIAEVGAGGNKSRLTLSMSVAVEFRDYLGDFIEHYAQLGPSQPPDLAQAQDEPRRALKSEFLVRENRKYYMDLKENQRGRFLRIRQTVNRGPGLGSTQGQTIALPAQGLIEFRDALAKLIDDYGVEEEPAELPEGTSLTVDNKRFFFDVGSNKYGVFMRVSEVKPTYRNSITVPYKVWAKFGHTFCKYSEEMKKIQEKQREKRAACEQLHQQQQQQQEETAAATLLLQGEEEGEED; encoded by the coding sequence ATGGCGGACCGAGACAGCGGCAGCGAGCAGGGTGGTGCGGCGCTGGGCTCGGGCGGCTCCCTGGGGCACCCAGGCTCGGGCTCAGGCTCCGGCGGGGGCGGTggtggcggcgggggcggcggcggcagtggcggcggcggcggcggggccccgGGGGGGCTGCAGCACGAGACGCAGGAGCTGGCCTCCAAGCGGGTGGACATCCAGAACAAGCGCTTCTACCTGGACGTGAAGCAGAACGCCAAGGGCCGCTTCCTGAAGATCGCTGAGGTGGGCGCGGGCGGCAACAAGAGCCGCCTCACTCTCTCCATGTCAGTGGCCGTGGAGTTCCGCGACTACCTGGGCGACTTCATCGAGCACTACGCGCAGCTGGGCCCCAGCCAGCCGCCCGACCTGGCCCAGGCGCAGGACGAGCCGCGCCGGGCGCTCAAGAGCGAGTTCCTGGTGCGCGAGAACCGCAAGTACTACATGGATCTCAAGGAGAACCAGCGCGGCCGCTTCCTGCGCATCCGCCAGACGGTCAACCGGGGGCCCGGCCTGGGCTCCACGCAGGGCCAGACCATTGCGCTGCCCGCACAGGGGCTCATCGAGTTCCGCGACGCTCTGGCCAAGCTCATCGATGACTACGGAGTGGAGGAGGAGCCGGCCGAGCTGCCCGAGGGCACCTCCTTGACTGTGGACAACAAGCGCTTCTTCTTTGATGTGGGCTCCAACAAGTACGGCGTGTTTATGCGAGTGAGCGAGGTGAAGCCCACCTACCGCAACTCCATCACCGTGCCCTACAAGGTGTGGGCCAAGTTTGGACACACCTTCTGCAAGTACTCGGAGGAGATGAAGAAGATtcaagagaagcagagggagaagcgagcTGCCTGTGAGCAGctccaccagcagcagcagcagcagcaggaggagaccGCCGCTGCCACCCTGTTGCTGCAGggtgaggaagaaggggaagaagattGA
- the IGIP gene encoding IgA-inducing protein homolog, giving the protein MCSYYHMKKRSVSGCNITILAVMFSHLSAGNSPCGNQANVLCISRLEFVQYQS; this is encoded by the coding sequence atgtgcagttatTATCACATGAAGAAGCGCAGTGTGTCGGGCTGTAATATAACCATACTTGCTGTCATGTTCTCCCATCTCAGTGCTGGGAACTCACCATGTGGAAACCAAGCAAATGTGTTGTGCATCAGCCGGCTTGAGTTTGTTCAATATCAAAGCTGA